The proteins below are encoded in one region of Oncorhynchus kisutch isolate 150728-3 linkage group LG14, Okis_V2, whole genome shotgun sequence:
- the rrm2b gene encoding ribonucleoside-diphosphate reductase subunit M2 B, with the protein MDCSNLTNVRTESKDYQNSHKDTDQQHCTEDEPLLRDNPRRFVIFPIQYPDIWRMYKQAQASFWTVEEVDLSKDLAHWDNLKPDEKHFISHILAFFAASDGIVNENLVQRFSQEVQLPEARSFYGFQILIENIHSEMYGMLINTYIRDSEEREHLFNAIQTMPCVRRKADWAIQWISDTKSTFGERIVAFAAVEGIFFSGSFAAIYWLKKRGLMPGLTYSNELISRDEGLHCNFACLLYSYIVKKPSEDRVKDIITKAVSIEQEFLTEALPVDLIGINGVLMKQYIEFVADRLLQDLGLAKVYLTENPFDFMESISLEGKTNFFEKRVAEYQRYGVMSNTMNCDFTLDADF; encoded by the exons ATGGACTGCTCAAATCTAACCAATGTACGCACAGAGTCCAAGGATTATCAG AACAGCCACAAAGACACAGACCAGCAGCACTGCACAGAGGATGAGCCCTTGCTTAGAGACAACCCCAGGCGTTTTGTCATCTTCCCAATCCAGTACCCTGACATCTGGAGGATGTACAAACAGGCCCAGGCCTCCTTCTGGACAGTGGAAGAG GTGGATCTATCTAAGGACCTGGCACACTGGGACAACTTGAAGCCTGATGAGAAACACTTCATCTCTCACATCTTAGCTTTCTTCGCTGCCAGCGACGGCATCGTCAACGAGAACCTT GTCCAGAGGTTTAGTCAGGAGGTACAGCTTCCAGAGGCCCGATCCTTCTATGGGTTCCAGATCCTCATAGAGAACATCCATTCTGAGATGTATGGCATGCTCATCAACACTTACATCAGGGACTCTGAGGAGAG GGAGCATTTGTTCAATGCCATTCAGACTATGCCGTGTGTGAGAAGGAAAGCAGACTGGGCGATCCAGTGGATCTCTGACACCAAATCCACCTTCG GGGAGCGGATAGTAGCGTTCGCTGCAGTGGAGGGCATCTTCTTCTCAGGGTCATTTGCTGCTATTTATTGGTTGAAGAAGAGAGGCCTGATGCCTGGGCTCACCTACTCCAACGAGCTCATCAGCAGAGACGAG GGCCTGCACTGTAACTTTGCCTGTCTGTTGTACAGCTACATAGTGAAGAAACCGTCAGAGGACAGGGTGAAGGACATTATCACCAAAGCTGTCAGCATTGAGCAG GAGTTTCTGACAGAAGCCTTACCTGTGGATCTGATTGGGATTAATGGTGTGCTGATGAAGCAGTACATTGAGTTTGTGGCAGACCGTTTACTCCAAGACCTGGGATTGGCCAAG GTCTATCTGACAGAAAACCCCTTCGACTTCATGGAGTCCATCTCACTGGAAGGGAAAACAAACTTCTTTGAGAAGCGTGTGGCTGAGTACCAGAGGTATGGAGTGATGTCAAACACCATGAACTGTGACTTCACCCTTGATGCAGACTTCTAG